A portion of the Tenacibaculum todarodis genome contains these proteins:
- a CDS encoding aminotransferase class V-fold PLP-dependent enzyme yields MSNLEQYFQQFRKHIIGKDQTFVSPYGEQKIIYCDWTASGRLYRPIEEKLINDLGPFVANTHTETSTTGAAMTLAYHEARNIIKRHVNASKNDVLITEGSGMTGVVNKFQRILGLKVNENLKENTIVPEEKKPIVFVSHMEHHSNQTSWLETIAEVVVVPCNKAGLVCLQMFEETIIKYKDRPIKIASISGGSNVTGIKTEHHKVAALIHKYGGLCFVDFACSAPYIDIDMHPENEDEYLDAILFSPHKFLGGPGSSGVLIFNKKLYKNMVPDNPGGGTVSYTNPWGQHDYFDDVETREDGGTPAFLQTIKIALSIQLKDKMGTENIKKREDEINEKMFAVLENLDGVHILAPNNKERLSIFSFYFEKYHFNLVVKLLNDRFGIQTRGGCSCAGTYGHFLLNVNQETSNRIKGEILEGCNTEKPGWVRLSIHPTITSEELDFISESLKLLNKNIENWSKEYKYDMQKNDYVHVSAEPIEKKLVENWFSI; encoded by the coding sequence ATGAGTAATTTAGAACAGTATTTTCAGCAATTTAGAAAGCATATTATTGGTAAAGACCAAACATTTGTGTCTCCTTATGGTGAGCAAAAAATTATATATTGTGATTGGACTGCAAGCGGAAGATTGTATAGACCAATAGAAGAGAAGTTAATAAATGATTTAGGTCCTTTTGTTGCAAATACACACACGGAAACTTCTACAACAGGAGCAGCAATGACTTTGGCATATCATGAAGCTAGAAATATTATAAAGCGTCATGTAAATGCTTCTAAAAATGATGTTCTTATTACAGAAGGAAGTGGAATGACAGGTGTTGTCAATAAGTTTCAACGAATTTTAGGATTAAAGGTTAACGAAAACTTAAAAGAAAACACGATTGTTCCTGAAGAAAAAAAACCAATAGTATTTGTAAGTCATATGGAGCATCACTCTAATCAAACTTCTTGGTTAGAAACTATTGCAGAGGTTGTAGTTGTTCCATGTAATAAAGCCGGTTTGGTTTGTTTACAGATGTTTGAAGAAACTATAATTAAATATAAAGATAGACCTATAAAAATTGCTTCAATAAGTGGAGGTTCTAATGTAACAGGAATTAAAACTGAACATCATAAAGTTGCAGCGTTAATTCATAAATATGGTGGATTGTGTTTTGTAGATTTTGCTTGTTCTGCACCATACATCGATATAGATATGCATCCAGAAAACGAAGATGAATATTTAGATGCAATTCTATTTTCTCCCCATAAATTTTTAGGAGGTCCAGGAAGTTCGGGTGTTTTAATTTTTAATAAGAAATTATATAAAAATATGGTTCCTGATAATCCAGGAGGCGGAACAGTAAGTTACACAAATCCTTGGGGACAACATGATTATTTTGATGATGTAGAAACTCGTGAAGATGGTGGAACACCAGCTTTTTTACAAACTATAAAAATTGCGTTAAGTATTCAGTTAAAAGATAAAATGGGAACTGAAAATATTAAGAAACGTGAAGACGAGATTAATGAAAAAATGTTCGCTGTTTTAGAAAATTTAGATGGTGTACATATTTTAGCACCAAATAATAAAGAAAGACTAAGTATTTTTTCTTTCTATTTTGAAAAATATCATTTCAACTTAGTTGTTAAGTTATTAAATGATAGATTTGGTATACAAACTCGTGGAGGTTGTTCTTGTGCAGGAACTTATGGGCACTTTTTATTGAATGTAAACCAAGAAACTTCAAACAGAATAAAGGGAGAAATTTTAGAAGGTTGTAATACTGAAAAACCAGGTTGGGTTCGTTTATCAATTCATCCAACAATAACAAGTGAAGAGCTAGATTTTATTAGCGAGTCTTTAAAATTACTGAATAAAAATATAGAAAACTGGTCTAAAGAGTATAAATACGACATGCAAAAGAACGATTATGTTCATGTTTCTGCAGAGCCAATAGAAAAGAAATTAGTAGAAAACTGGTTTTCTATTTAG
- a CDS encoding lysophospholipid acyltransferase family protein, with product MKFLIFAIVYPIIWITSRLPMSILYLKSDVSFFILYYLIGYRKKVVTSNLKAAFPDKTEKEIKSISKKFFQHFTDLIFESIKSFSISEKEIKKRYQYTNTEIIDKLTKEGKNIALVGSHQANWEWAFGLPLFVDISCLGAYTKIQNKYFEKVIYNSRIRFGYNGCPTGLFNNQLQERFKTKQQSLYMLLSDQSPMPIKTRHWATFLNNFVPVHTGAETIAKKFNLAVVNINTTKIKRGYYTSDLQLITTSPNDFENYDLTEKYLKITEAHIAKQPEFYLWSHKRFKHKGKYDDWLKLKKKTK from the coding sequence ATGAAATTTTTAATTTTCGCAATTGTATATCCTATTATATGGATTACCTCAAGATTACCAATGTCAATTTTGTATCTAAAATCAGATGTATCGTTCTTTATTTTATACTATTTAATCGGTTATAGAAAAAAGGTAGTTACTAGTAACTTAAAAGCTGCTTTTCCTGATAAAACTGAAAAAGAAATTAAAAGTATTTCTAAAAAATTCTTTCAACATTTTACAGATTTAATATTTGAAAGCATAAAATCATTTTCAATTTCGGAAAAAGAAATAAAAAAAAGATACCAATATACCAATACTGAAATTATTGATAAACTTACCAAAGAAGGAAAAAACATAGCTTTAGTTGGTTCTCACCAAGCAAATTGGGAATGGGCTTTTGGATTGCCTTTATTTGTTGATATAAGTTGTTTAGGCGCTTACACAAAAATTCAAAATAAATATTTTGAGAAAGTAATTTATAATTCTAGAATTAGGTTTGGATATAACGGTTGTCCAACAGGATTATTTAACAACCAATTACAGGAACGTTTTAAAACAAAACAACAAAGTTTATACATGCTGCTTAGCGACCAATCTCCAATGCCAATTAAAACAAGACATTGGGCTACCTTTTTAAATAATTTTGTTCCTGTACATACTGGAGCAGAAACTATTGCTAAAAAGTTTAATCTTGCTGTTGTAAATATTAATACAACTAAAATTAAAAGAGGATATTACACTTCTGATTTACAATTAATAACAACATCTCCTAACGATTTTGAAAATTATGATTTAACTGAAAAATACCTTAAAATAACAGAAGCTCATATTGCAAAGCAACCTGAGTTTTATCTTTGGTCTCATAAGAGATTCAAACATAAAGGCAAATATGATGATTGGTTAAAACTGAAGAAGAAAACTAAATAG
- a CDS encoding rhomboid family intramembrane serine protease, with the protein MNQVVLLIIIATILVSLKGFKDFSFFDTYKFQVGKILGGEKLRMLTSGFLHADWLHLGFNMYALYLFGGIVVNNLGNTSFLIIYFGSLLIASMYSLHYHKKEPYYSAIGASGAVSGIVYSAIMLYPDMELIMFPLPIPIPGYIFGVGYLLYSIYGMKKQLGNIGHSAHLGGAMGGFILTIVLFPQIVSINKTMILLLAVPIIGLLLFGSKLKK; encoded by the coding sequence ATGAATCAAGTAGTTTTATTAATAATTATAGCAACAATTTTAGTTTCTTTAAAAGGATTTAAGGATTTTTCTTTTTTTGATACTTATAAATTTCAAGTAGGTAAAATACTTGGAGGTGAAAAATTAAGAATGTTAACTTCTGGTTTTTTACATGCAGATTGGCTGCATTTAGGTTTTAATATGTATGCCTTGTATTTGTTTGGAGGTATTGTTGTAAATAATTTAGGGAATACTAGCTTTTTAATTATTTATTTTGGCAGTTTACTTATAGCAAGTATGTATTCTTTACATTATCACAAAAAAGAACCTTATTATAGTGCAATTGGTGCATCAGGAGCAGTTTCTGGAATTGTGTATTCTGCAATTATGCTGTATCCAGATATGGAACTAATTATGTTTCCTTTGCCAATTCCAATTCCAGGATATATTTTTGGAGTAGGATATTTATTATATTCAATCTACGGAATGAAAAAACAGTTAGGTAATATTGGTCATTCAGCGCACTTAGGAGGAGCAATGGGAGGTTTTATTCTAACAATTGTATTATTTCCTCAAATAGTTTCAATAAACAAAACAATGATACTTTTATTAGCAGTTCCAATTATTGGCTTATTGCTTTTTGGTAGTAAATTAAAAAAATAG
- a CDS encoding O-antigen ligase family protein, translating to MNKTQNTSLISKIILLLYLVVGLSPKVVEIEYEGFQWLYFSVLNIISLGFIYSQKDILKPFNIGKSTKQFFLIFFLFFIASLVSIFQATIVSESLVHISRLINVIVATFVVFTLVKSNPKDFFGFVSKVCVVLLAYNSFVTLEYFIGNYRKPRTQELYKNFLHYYGNINIFTASLVVKLPFALYLFLNCKNKIWKYFSLLIAFTTLLSLYFSGSRTAILSIVVIFIITVGTRLFLLKNKSKKENIVNLTCLILLPIFSMLLMLNVNRIDKSKMNSLKSSFGFVSNDYKKKERFIAKFPKVDSVSVNIKKEKESFATALLKASGRSNIWNSAAEIFKENPLLGIGYGNFKIYPHKDYFVRKTSSKGKFSKPIRVHNDYFEKFVETGIIGGLLYMLVFLFIIRLGFIQFKKENKEVVLFLLLSGLAYSIDAFFNFPLERVPVQLFFVLVAGFILALNHSAKEEDEESKIVSFLFIPVILLSIISVFSNYLVFKAYSINTAIKNEKVLKKRGDYSFTYSEMNSLIKDYPVLDQDGIKMKYYLATYAAKDKKYDTALDILTKATNPKSHNFLIKKQKAEIYIKGLKQLDSAEYYFKEVFKVYPSYKFNYTMLKNIYKATKDSSKLENLMNRYTSFNYKDGQEWINKTDYFYKKNRDINAAIKTLDTGIFYMKTLNLLEAKQKFQKHKNVNSYINKEATKKLYDEVITYYNKGNFNEAKALLLKLLKNNSNDHFAVFYLGVMELSLKNYESSIKYLTESIDKNIFKDGKAEYCRALSYEKLGQKEKAKADYRASRAKEFPQAMSLPESKYK from the coding sequence ATGAACAAAACTCAAAACACTTCCTTAATATCAAAGATTATTTTACTACTTTATTTAGTTGTAGGATTGTCTCCAAAAGTTGTAGAAATTGAATACGAAGGTTTTCAATGGTTATACTTTTCTGTATTAAATATTATTTCATTAGGCTTTATTTATTCTCAAAAAGATATTTTAAAGCCATTTAATATTGGTAAAAGTACCAAACAGTTCTTTTTAATATTCTTTTTATTTTTTATTGCTTCACTTGTATCAATTTTTCAAGCTACAATTGTTAGTGAAAGTTTGGTTCATATATCAAGATTAATAAATGTTATTGTAGCAACCTTTGTAGTTTTTACATTAGTTAAAAGTAATCCAAAAGATTTTTTTGGATTTGTGAGTAAAGTATGTGTGGTATTATTAGCATACAACTCATTTGTGACTTTGGAATATTTTATAGGTAATTACAGAAAACCAAGAACTCAAGAGCTATATAAAAATTTTTTACATTACTATGGGAATATTAATATTTTTACTGCGAGTTTAGTAGTTAAATTGCCTTTTGCATTATATTTATTTTTAAATTGTAAAAATAAAATTTGGAAATACTTTAGTTTACTAATAGCTTTTACTACCCTTTTATCTTTATATTTTTCTGGATCAAGAACAGCTATATTATCAATTGTAGTGATATTTATTATAACTGTTGGAACACGTTTATTTTTATTAAAGAATAAGAGTAAGAAAGAAAATATTGTCAATTTAACGTGTTTAATATTGCTGCCAATTTTTTCAATGTTGTTAATGTTGAATGTTAATAGAATTGATAAAAGCAAAATGAATTCTTTAAAGTCTTCATTTGGTTTTGTTTCCAATGATTATAAAAAGAAAGAAAGATTTATCGCTAAATTTCCAAAAGTGGATAGTGTTTCTGTTAACATCAAGAAAGAAAAAGAAAGTTTTGCTACTGCATTATTAAAAGCATCAGGAAGATCTAATATTTGGAATTCAGCAGCTGAAATTTTTAAAGAAAATCCTTTGTTAGGCATAGGTTATGGAAACTTTAAAATATATCCTCATAAAGATTATTTTGTAAGGAAAACAAGTTCTAAAGGAAAGTTTTCGAAGCCAATTAGAGTTCATAACGATTACTTTGAGAAATTTGTTGAAACAGGAATTATAGGAGGTTTACTTTATATGTTGGTGTTTTTATTTATAATAAGGTTAGGTTTTATTCAATTTAAAAAAGAGAATAAAGAAGTTGTATTGTTTTTATTGCTTTCTGGCTTAGCTTATTCAATAGATGCGTTTTTTAACTTTCCTTTAGAAAGGGTTCCTGTTCAATTGTTTTTTGTACTTGTTGCTGGTTTTATTCTAGCTTTAAATCATTCAGCTAAAGAAGAGGACGAAGAATCTAAAATAGTAAGTTTTCTTTTTATTCCAGTTATTTTATTATCAATAATATCGGTATTTTCTAATTATTTGGTTTTTAAAGCTTACAGTATAAATACCGCTATTAAAAACGAAAAAGTTTTAAAAAAACGTGGAGATTATAGTTTTACTTATTCAGAAATGAATAGTTTGATAAAAGATTATCCAGTTTTAGATCAAGATGGGATAAAAATGAAATATTATTTAGCAACATACGCTGCTAAAGATAAGAAATATGATACTGCTTTAGATATATTAACTAAGGCAACAAATCCTAAAAGCCATAATTTTTTAATTAAGAAACAAAAGGCTGAAATCTATATAAAAGGGCTTAAACAGCTAGATAGTGCAGAATATTATTTTAAAGAAGTATTTAAAGTTTACCCATCTTATAAGTTTAATTATACCATGCTTAAGAACATATATAAAGCAACAAAGGATAGTTCAAAGCTAGAGAATTTAATGAATAGATATACATCTTTTAATTATAAGGATGGTCAAGAATGGATAAATAAAACAGATTATTTTTATAAGAAGAATAGAGATATTAATGCTGCAATTAAAACTTTAGATACAGGGATTTTCTATATGAAAACACTAAATCTATTAGAGGCTAAACAAAAATTTCAAAAGCATAAAAACGTAAATAGTTATATTAATAAAGAGGCCACAAAAAAACTATATGATGAAGTAATTACTTATTACAATAAAGGTAACTTTAATGAGGCTAAAGCTCTACTTTTAAAATTACTTAAAAATAACTCTAATGATCATTTTGCAGTATTTTATTTAGGTGTTATGGAGTTAAGTTTAAAAAATTATGAGTCATCAATAAAGTACCTAACAGAGTCAATAGATAAAAATATATTTAAAGACGGTAAGGCTGAGTATTGTAGGGCTTTAAGTTATGAGAAATTAGGTCAAAAAGAAAAAGCAAAAGCAGATTATAGAGCTTCAAGAGCAAAGGAGTTTCCACAAGCAATGAGTTTGCCCGAATCAAAATATAAATAA
- a CDS encoding GNAT family N-acetyltransferase, translating into MSILIEPIASKDILQIMPLLQKLNIKTPKDILEKRVKEMASLANYECIGLFLNNQLVGISGLWYSTRHYIGKSAEPDHVIIDEVHRGKKLGKQFFSWINNYVKSKGCEAIELNTYVGNNQSHKFYYNEGYNIYGFHFLKVLREDNKFY; encoded by the coding sequence ATGAGTATTCTAATTGAACCAATAGCATCAAAAGATATATTACAAATAATGCCTCTTTTACAAAAACTGAACATTAAAACTCCTAAAGATATTTTAGAAAAACGTGTTAAAGAAATGGCATCACTTGCTAATTATGAATGCATTGGATTATTTCTAAACAATCAATTAGTTGGTATTTCAGGGCTATGGTACTCAACAAGACACTACATAGGGAAAAGCGCAGAACCAGACCATGTTATTATTGATGAAGTGCATAGAGGTAAAAAATTAGGTAAGCAGTTTTTTAGTTGGATAAATAATTATGTTAAATCCAAAGGTTGTGAAGCAATTGAATTAAACACGTATGTAGGTAATAATCAATCTCATAAGTTTTATTATAATGAAGGTTATAATATATATGGGTTTCATTTTTTAAAAGTATTGAGGGAAGACAATAAATTTTATTAA
- a CDS encoding GNAT family N-acetyltransferase gives MIKTISAEETYIIRQFVLREGVDLPFKFDGDFNEETIHLGAFKNEKLVGIASLMKTESNLLSFKNQYQLRGMATINEVRGLGFGSKIIDEVILQLKTMNIECVWCNAREIALDFYIKKGFEIIGNPFTVNQIGKHFVMYKKIPN, from the coding sequence ATGATAAAAACTATTTCTGCGGAAGAAACATACATTATTAGACAATTCGTTTTAAGAGAAGGTGTCGATTTACCTTTTAAGTTTGATGGTGATTTTAATGAAGAAACTATTCATTTAGGAGCTTTTAAAAATGAGAAGTTAGTAGGAATTGCTTCGTTGATGAAAACTGAAAGTAACTTGTTGTCATTTAAGAATCAATATCAGTTAAGAGGCATGGCAACAATAAATGAAGTAAGAGGTTTGGGGTTTGGTTCAAAAATTATTGATGAAGTAATTTTACAATTAAAAACTATGAATATTGAGTGTGTTTGGTGTAATGCTAGAGAAATTGCACTCGATTTTTATATAAAAAAAGGATTTGAAATTATTGGCAATCCTTTTACAGTTAATCAGATAGGAAAGCATTTTGTTATGTATAAAAAAATCCCGAATTAA
- a CDS encoding START-like domain-containing protein produces the protein MSKIKYDLEIPIHASPSMLYQYISSPSNLEEWFADKVNARGKVVTFEWDGTEEQAEIVTKKSGERIRFKWLESEDDESYFEIKIQVDALTKDVSLIVTDFADEDEVEESKQLWENQIEELRHTIGA, from the coding sequence ATGAGTAAAATTAAGTACGATTTAGAAATTCCTATACATGCTTCTCCTAGTATGTTGTATCAATACATTTCTTCACCATCAAATTTAGAGGAATGGTTTGCAGATAAAGTAAACGCGAGAGGTAAGGTAGTTACTTTTGAATGGGATGGAACAGAGGAACAGGCAGAGATTGTTACAAAAAAATCTGGAGAGAGAATTAGATTTAAATGGCTAGAAAGTGAAGATGATGAAAGCTATTTTGAAATTAAAATTCAGGTAGATGCTCTTACTAAAGACGTGTCGTTAATAGTTACAGATTTTGCTGATGAAGATGAAGTAGAAGAGTCTAAACAACTATGGGAAAACCAAATTGAAGAATTAAGACATACAATTGGCGCTTAA
- a CDS encoding aminotransferase class IV → MINYNGDLSQTENVNISIENRGFKYGDAIFETIKISNGKVVFFEDHYFRLMASMRMLRMKIPMHFTLEFLEQEILKTIAAQEKSSSFRARLTVYRKDGGLYTPKTNKVDFLIEVSTNTFQTKESYSIDLYKDFYNFSGLLSTIKTNNRMVNTLASIYASENDFDNCVLLNERKGVVEVTNGNIFIIKGKTIKTPAITEGCIKGIVRKKVIDIIEKHPDFNIEETVISPFEIQKADEVFITNAIIGIQPITRYRKKEFSKEVSSKLQGSLKLLEITGK, encoded by the coding sequence ATGATTAATTATAACGGAGATTTATCTCAAACTGAAAATGTAAATATTTCTATAGAAAATAGAGGGTTTAAGTATGGAGATGCTATTTTTGAAACCATTAAAATAAGTAACGGAAAAGTAGTTTTTTTTGAAGATCATTATTTTCGTTTAATGGCTTCAATGAGAATGTTACGAATGAAAATACCAATGCATTTTACATTAGAATTTCTTGAGCAAGAAATTTTAAAAACTATTGCTGCACAAGAGAAATCTAGCTCTTTTAGAGCGCGTTTAACTGTTTATAGAAAAGACGGAGGTTTATACACGCCAAAAACAAATAAAGTCGATTTTTTAATTGAGGTTTCAACTAATACTTTTCAGACTAAAGAATCTTATTCAATTGATTTATATAAAGATTTTTATAATTTTTCTGGACTTTTATCAACCATAAAAACAAATAATAGAATGGTAAATACACTTGCAAGTATTTATGCTTCTGAAAATGATTTTGATAATTGTGTTTTATTAAATGAACGCAAAGGTGTGGTAGAAGTTACAAACGGAAATATTTTTATAATTAAAGGAAAAACAATTAAAACACCAGCAATAACTGAAGGTTGTATTAAAGGAATTGTTAGAAAAAAGGTGATTGATATTATTGAAAAACATCCTGATTTTAATATTGAAGAAACTGTTATTTCTCCTTTCGAAATTCAAAAAGCAGATGAGGTTTTTATAACCAATGCAATTATTGGAATTCAACCTATAACTAGATATAGAAAGAAAGAATTTTCTAAAGAAGTTAGTTCTAAGCTTCAAGGTAGCTTAAAATTACTTGAAATTACCGGGAAGTAA
- a CDS encoding YqgE/AlgH family protein, protein MTTLKPTKGRLLIAEPSILNDNSFKRSIVLLTEHTDKNTVGFILNRPLPYTVNDLIPEIDCNFTVFQGGPVEQDNLYFVHNVPDLIPNSIEVANGIYWGGNFESLKALLINKLIKSNEIRFFLGYSGWGSNQLNSELTTNSWFISENDFPNIFATDNETIWKNKLLQKGGKYKLWANAPSDINLN, encoded by the coding sequence ATGACTACCCTAAAACCAACAAAAGGAAGATTATTAATTGCTGAACCTTCTATTTTAAACGATAATTCGTTTAAAAGATCTATTGTGCTTCTTACTGAACATACAGATAAAAATACTGTTGGTTTTATTTTAAACAGACCTTTACCTTATACTGTTAACGATTTAATACCTGAAATAGATTGTAATTTTACAGTGTTTCAAGGAGGTCCTGTAGAGCAGGATAATTTATATTTTGTACATAATGTTCCAGATTTAATTCCCAATAGTATAGAAGTTGCTAATGGCATTTATTGGGGTGGCAATTTTGAGTCTTTAAAAGCTTTATTAATTAATAAATTAATAAAAAGTAATGAGATTCGTTTTTTCTTAGGCTATTCTGGATGGGGATCAAATCAATTAAATAGTGAATTAACAACCAATTCTTGGTTTATTTCTGAAAATGATTTTCCTAATATTTTTGCTACAGACAATGAGACCATTTGGAAAAATAAATTACTTCAAAAAGGTGGTAAATACAAACTTTGGGCAAATGCACCGAGTGATATTAACCTAAATTAA
- a CDS encoding HU family DNA-binding protein, giving the protein MNKSDLIDAMAADAGISKASAKAALDSLTDNVTSTLKKGGKVSLVGWGTWSVSKRAARTGRNPQTGKAIEIAAKNVAKFKAGAGLSKAVN; this is encoded by the coding sequence ATGAACAAATCAGATTTAATCGACGCAATGGCTGCTGATGCAGGAATTTCAAAAGCTTCAGCAAAAGCTGCTTTAGACTCTTTAACAGATAACGTAACTTCTACTTTAAAAAAAGGAGGAAAAGTATCTTTAGTTGGATGGGGAACTTGGTCAGTATCTAAAAGAGCTGCAAGAACTGGTAGAAATCCACAAACTGGAAAAGCTATTGAAATCGCTGCTAAAAATGTAGCTAAATTTAAAGCTGGAGCAGGTTTATCTAAAGCTGTAAACTAA
- the fmt gene encoding methionyl-tRNA formyltransferase, whose product MRDLRIVFMGTPDFAVTILQHLVENKYNVVGVITAVDKPAGRGRKLNESAVKKYARSQNLPILQPKNLKNTAFQEELKALNANLQIVVAFRMLPKTVWNMPKYGTFNLHASLLPDYRGAAPIHWAIINGETKTGVTTFFIDDKIDTGEIILQSEIDIKNNETVGELHDKLMHLGAHLVSETVDLIAKEEVKTTKQPELEEKSAPKLYPHNCRIDWSLPLNVIYNKIRGLNPFPAAWTLIHTNNEEISAKIYAVSKEEENHSLEVGTLITTKKELKVAVSNGYLIIDEIKLSGKKKMDSRSLLNGFQFSENSKML is encoded by the coding sequence ATGAGAGATTTACGCATCGTATTTATGGGAACACCCGATTTTGCTGTAACTATTTTACAACATTTGGTTGAAAACAAATACAACGTTGTTGGTGTTATAACCGCGGTTGATAAACCTGCAGGACGTGGAAGAAAATTAAATGAATCTGCAGTAAAAAAATATGCACGCTCTCAAAACCTACCAATTCTTCAACCTAAAAATTTAAAAAACACAGCATTTCAAGAGGAATTAAAGGCTTTAAATGCTAATTTACAAATTGTAGTTGCTTTTAGAATGTTACCAAAAACAGTTTGGAACATGCCAAAATACGGCACCTTTAATTTACACGCCTCTTTATTGCCAGATTACCGAGGTGCTGCACCAATACATTGGGCAATTATAAACGGAGAAACAAAAACTGGCGTTACTACTTTCTTTATTGATGATAAAATTGATACAGGAGAAATTATATTACAATCAGAAATTGATATTAAAAACAATGAAACGGTTGGAGAGCTACACGACAAATTAATGCATCTTGGTGCTCATTTGGTTTCAGAAACTGTAGATTTAATTGCAAAAGAAGAAGTAAAAACAACCAAACAACCCGAATTAGAAGAAAAATCTGCCCCAAAATTGTATCCACATAATTGTAGAATAGATTGGTCTTTACCTTTAAACGTAATTTATAACAAGATACGAGGCTTAAATCCTTTTCCGGCAGCTTGGACATTAATACATACTAATAATGAAGAAATAAGCGCTAAAATTTACGCTGTTAGTAAAGAAGAGGAAAATCATTCTTTAGAAGTTGGAACTTTAATTACAACAAAAAAAGAACTAAAAGTTGCAGTTAGTAATGGCTACCTTATTATAGATGAGATTAAACTTTCTGGGAAGAAAAAAATGGACTCTAGAAGTCTTTTAAATGGCTTTCAATTTTCAGAAAACTCAAAAATGCTTTAA